One Fontisphaera persica DNA window includes the following coding sequences:
- a CDS encoding bifunctional serine/threonine-protein kinase/formylglycine-generating enzyme family protein, which translates to MSAENINPLTDLDLGITVRGLVPGQKVLNRFTLQRVLGRGGMGVVWLAHDESLDFDVALKFLPEVLAKDRAALEELKREARRSLELSHQYIVKFYYFFQDENCAGISMEYVAGDTLANLRLTRPGKIFEVEELQPWVYQLCQALDYAHKEVKIVHRDLKPANLMVDPQGRLKITDFGIARSVADSLTRVTLNKGGVSGTLVYMSPQQAMGEPPSVADDIYAVGATLYELLTSKPPFFTGEILAQVREKAPPTLQQRRKELGIEGKKIPPAWERTLAACLHKDPAQRPASAMEIIERLNLSGRPAGAGLAGRPSAIQVSAPEEPTVVADAPHKTPPKPAQPAPSTPAEPPPKPKRGTGRSARGVMIEVETELSGPPLATPPATARPPTTPPTAKTTDKPPSQPAAPIPHDIPPESPPPRPPTTAAPRPPAPPPPTTKAVEAATSAATPTEKAIPHPERATTHRPAAGPPAVPPPSPPAPPAPPPEPPAQPRPEPPRPSEPWLTSERRQRWLAMVKAAALVALLAGLVFGGFQGWRYYERLRHPAGYVVVEVEPPDARLELRGAKTYAPQAGGREFHQVEPGQYELMASRPGYWPVTNVLSLAAQEGTPYARYQRVTVRLAPQTGTLALKAVPPDAQVTVTPRRAETGQLPAAIKQRAAEFSHKLLVGEYEVSLTRTGYRPWTTNVTLTAQETVWLAPVLERSIGQLQVDSRPSGAQYTLTGPEGQRLSGRCPALLTNLPAGVWRVSLEAAQYGGFVTNVTVPEERLIQVVGELSRLQGELSFSVAVPQARFTLHGPVELSGTITEEFRQKLPVGEYALVLTASGYYMRTQQFAVTAEQPVALGRLELQRITGWLRVQAEPAAAVLTLQPNRPLRSGELVELPTGAYTLQVELPGYDTRLESLTILERQTNQQVVRLARSLGGVVFRVQPLQATNYLRYLTPDLPGGDVAQARYNERVDLPTGEYELEVGLARYQPLRRRFTVTSGVVTNLGILTLEPLRGGLVVEFAPAQARAELTAVDAPLSLRLTNQEAGSLTAPAAGLPVGEYELRVTAPGFSNYVARLHIQPERTTQPPKIILPRLLGGLRVSLTSPATARLQVSGPEAPLAPGERVEQESKAGRAVTFENLPTGFYLVRATAPGHETLERRVSVSSGPVTEVELPALRRSTGALLVEVSPSGGRLRVEQVRSEAGLRNEWGPQETAAAGLLAGLPTGRYRLTATKPRAFTLPGLGTNDWQVTAEVEVAAGQSNQVSLRLPFASLALETQPPGARLWLGTNLVRETGQPPLVLPEVGLAEKLSLLARMPNHRPTPFVLDAQALGLRPQSSLTVTQALQFWPGPQGDERYWTNSLGMKFVNLNRKVFMAVWECRVCDYTNVMRMIRPPLTVPYEELARGTKEGGAEGNIHQAPIVGVSWEDARNFCAQLQRNESGFRISSNHRYRLPTDAEWSLAFGLPEEPGATPMERSGRLGAPWYVWGREFPPRVNCGNFPQFVSFDFFERLAPVGMFPPNERGLFDMGGNAWEWVEDALDNQSSERVLRGGSWKWDVVHGVYSTAWLASFRRSAPPSTKEDDVGFRVVLEITDAVPEPVPRPAPQLETPSKNVPAPVLAMRHALGWRGRGPEELGREREFKPNLAEARRQWESAARAGDADSQFRVWYLIANELLPSSRGGDESVAHNYLVEAARKGHPAARLEHAANLYKEMYSSKGSPAQNQSRDEQKAALRNEIWQHCEDLIRDENGVLAARAAYLLYEVENRLGSQGAVSTRIERFMLAPEILQWLVIAEHFGHWKAGPKINQHERKASEDAAARLKWERAQTNAVEYLRRVRGDK; encoded by the coding sequence ATGAGTGCCGAAAACATCAATCCATTGACGGACCTGGATTTGGGCATCACCGTGCGCGGGCTGGTGCCTGGCCAAAAGGTGCTCAATCGTTTCACGCTGCAGCGCGTGCTGGGGCGCGGCGGCATGGGGGTGGTCTGGCTGGCCCACGATGAATCGCTGGATTTTGATGTGGCGCTGAAATTCCTGCCGGAAGTGCTGGCCAAGGACCGCGCCGCCCTGGAGGAGTTGAAGCGGGAAGCCCGCCGGAGCCTGGAACTGTCGCATCAGTACATCGTCAAGTTTTACTATTTTTTTCAGGATGAAAATTGCGCCGGCATTTCCATGGAATATGTGGCGGGCGACACGCTGGCCAATTTGCGGCTGACCCGGCCGGGCAAGATTTTTGAAGTGGAGGAGCTGCAGCCGTGGGTGTACCAGCTTTGCCAGGCGCTGGATTACGCGCACAAAGAGGTGAAGATTGTGCATCGGGACCTGAAACCGGCCAACCTCATGGTGGACCCGCAGGGCCGGTTGAAGATCACCGATTTCGGCATCGCGCGCAGCGTGGCCGACAGCCTCACGCGCGTCACCCTGAACAAAGGCGGCGTCTCGGGGACGCTGGTGTACATGAGCCCGCAACAGGCCATGGGCGAGCCTCCGTCGGTGGCCGATGATATTTACGCAGTGGGGGCGACGCTGTACGAACTGTTGACCAGCAAGCCGCCGTTTTTCACCGGGGAAATCCTGGCGCAGGTGCGCGAGAAAGCGCCGCCCACCTTGCAGCAGCGCCGCAAGGAACTGGGCATTGAAGGCAAAAAAATCCCACCCGCCTGGGAGCGCACGCTGGCCGCTTGTCTGCACAAGGACCCCGCCCAGCGCCCGGCTTCGGCGATGGAGATTATTGAACGCTTGAATCTCAGCGGCCGTCCGGCAGGGGCCGGACTCGCCGGCCGGCCTTCGGCAATCCAGGTGAGTGCGCCCGAAGAGCCTACCGTGGTGGCAGACGCGCCTCACAAAACTCCGCCCAAGCCTGCCCAGCCGGCGCCGTCAACGCCGGCCGAACCACCCCCCAAACCCAAACGCGGCACGGGACGCTCCGCGCGCGGCGTCATGATTGAAGTGGAAACCGAGCTGTCCGGGCCGCCCTTGGCGACCCCTCCAGCCACGGCGCGCCCGCCCACCACGCCGCCTACCGCCAAAACCACGGACAAGCCCCCGTCCCAACCAGCCGCCCCCATTCCACACGACATTCCACCGGAATCCCCGCCGCCCCGTCCACCGACTACCGCCGCCCCACGACCGCCTGCCCCGCCGCCCCCCACCACAAAGGCGGTCGAAGCTGCGACGTCTGCAGCAACGCCGACCGAGAAAGCCATTCCTCATCCCGAGCGAGCCACCACCCACAGGCCAGCCGCCGGCCCGCCAGCCGTCCCACCTCCCTCTCCTCCTGCACCGCCAGCTCCGCCGCCGGAGCCGCCGGCTCAACCGCGACCAGAACCCCCGCGACCAAGCGAACCCTGGCTCACCTCGGAGCGGCGGCAACGCTGGCTGGCGATGGTCAAAGCGGCCGCCTTGGTGGCATTACTGGCCGGCTTGGTTTTCGGCGGTTTTCAAGGCTGGCGTTATTACGAGCGGCTGCGGCACCCGGCGGGATACGTGGTGGTGGAGGTTGAGCCGCCGGATGCCCGGCTGGAGCTGCGCGGCGCCAAAACTTATGCTCCGCAGGCCGGCGGACGGGAGTTTCATCAAGTGGAGCCGGGCCAGTACGAACTGATGGCCAGCCGGCCGGGATATTGGCCGGTGACCAATGTTCTCTCGCTGGCGGCGCAGGAAGGCACGCCCTATGCGCGGTACCAGCGGGTGACGGTGCGTTTGGCGCCCCAGACCGGCACCTTGGCGCTCAAAGCCGTGCCGCCCGATGCCCAGGTCACGGTCACGCCGCGCCGCGCCGAGACGGGGCAGTTACCGGCCGCCATCAAGCAAAGGGCTGCGGAGTTCAGCCATAAATTGCTCGTGGGGGAATACGAGGTGAGCCTCACGCGCACGGGTTACCGGCCATGGACGACCAATGTCACGTTGACCGCGCAGGAGACGGTGTGGCTGGCGCCGGTGTTGGAGCGAAGCATTGGACAATTGCAGGTGGACTCGCGCCCCTCCGGCGCGCAATACACGCTGACCGGTCCGGAAGGCCAGCGATTGAGCGGGAGGTGTCCGGCGCTGTTGACCAATCTGCCCGCTGGCGTGTGGCGGGTGAGCCTCGAGGCGGCGCAATATGGCGGGTTTGTCACCAATGTGACGGTGCCGGAGGAGCGGTTGATCCAGGTGGTGGGTGAATTAAGCCGCCTGCAGGGCGAGCTGTCCTTCAGTGTGGCCGTGCCGCAGGCCCGTTTTACCCTGCACGGGCCGGTGGAATTGAGCGGAACCATCACGGAGGAGTTTCGGCAGAAATTGCCGGTGGGCGAGTATGCCCTGGTGCTCACGGCCTCCGGTTATTACATGCGGACCCAGCAATTTGCGGTGACCGCCGAGCAACCGGTGGCGCTGGGGCGCCTGGAATTGCAGCGCATCACCGGCTGGTTGCGCGTGCAGGCGGAGCCGGCGGCCGCGGTGTTGACGTTGCAACCCAACCGGCCGTTGCGCTCCGGCGAGCTGGTGGAACTGCCCACAGGGGCTTACACGTTGCAGGTCGAATTGCCCGGGTACGACACGCGCCTGGAAAGCCTCACCATTCTCGAGCGCCAGACCAACCAGCAGGTGGTGCGGCTGGCGCGCAGCCTGGGCGGAGTGGTCTTCCGGGTGCAACCCCTGCAGGCCACGAATTACCTGCGTTATCTGACCCCGGATTTGCCGGGCGGGGATGTGGCGCAGGCGCGTTACAATGAGCGCGTGGATTTGCCCACCGGCGAGTACGAGCTGGAGGTGGGGCTGGCCCGCTATCAACCGTTGCGGCGGCGTTTTACCGTCACCTCCGGGGTGGTGACCAATCTGGGCATCCTCACCTTGGAGCCCCTCCGCGGTGGCCTGGTGGTGGAGTTCGCGCCCGCGCAGGCCCGCGCCGAGCTAACGGCTGTGGATGCGCCCTTGTCTTTGCGCCTCACCAATCAGGAAGCCGGAAGCTTGACCGCGCCAGCCGCGGGTCTGCCGGTGGGGGAATATGAGCTGCGCGTCACTGCCCCCGGTTTTTCCAATTACGTGGCGCGGCTGCACATTCAGCCTGAGCGCACCACGCAACCGCCGAAAATCATTCTGCCGCGCCTGCTCGGCGGCTTGCGGGTCAGCCTGACGTCGCCCGCCACCGCCAGGCTCCAGGTGAGCGGGCCGGAGGCCCCGCTGGCGCCGGGAGAACGCGTGGAGCAGGAAAGCAAAGCCGGGCGGGCGGTGACATTTGAGAATTTGCCCACTGGTTTTTATCTGGTGCGGGCTACCGCGCCCGGCCATGAGACCCTCGAGCGGCGCGTGTCCGTCTCCTCAGGCCCCGTGACGGAAGTGGAGCTGCCGGCTTTGCGGCGCAGCACGGGTGCGCTGTTGGTGGAGGTGAGCCCATCGGGAGGGCGGCTGCGGGTGGAGCAGGTGCGTTCGGAGGCTGGCTTGCGAAATGAATGGGGGCCACAGGAAACCGCCGCCGCCGGCCTGCTGGCGGGTCTGCCCACGGGGCGTTACCGGCTGACGGCCACCAAACCCCGCGCCTTCACTCTGCCGGGGCTGGGCACCAATGACTGGCAGGTGACGGCGGAAGTGGAAGTGGCCGCGGGGCAAAGCAACCAGGTGAGCTTGCGGCTGCCTTTTGCGTCGCTGGCTCTTGAAACGCAACCCCCCGGCGCGCGCTTGTGGCTGGGCACGAATCTGGTGCGCGAAACCGGCCAGCCCCCCTTGGTGCTGCCCGAAGTGGGTTTGGCGGAGAAGCTCTCCCTGTTGGCGCGGATGCCCAATCATCGGCCCACCCCGTTTGTCCTCGATGCGCAAGCCTTGGGGTTGCGCCCCCAATCCAGCCTGACCGTCACCCAGGCGCTCCAATTCTGGCCGGGGCCGCAGGGCGATGAACGCTACTGGACGAACAGCCTGGGGATGAAGTTTGTGAACTTGAACCGCAAGGTGTTCATGGCGGTGTGGGAATGCCGGGTGTGCGATTATACCAATGTCATGAGAATGATCCGCCCGCCGCTCACGGTGCCCTATGAAGAACTGGCGCGCGGGACTAAAGAGGGGGGGGCGGAAGGGAACATTCATCAGGCGCCCATCGTGGGCGTGAGTTGGGAGGACGCCCGCAATTTCTGCGCGCAGTTGCAAAGGAACGAGAGTGGCTTCCGCATTTCCTCCAATCATCGCTATCGCCTGCCCACCGATGCCGAATGGAGCCTTGCTTTTGGCCTGCCGGAGGAGCCGGGTGCCACGCCCATGGAACGCTCCGGACGCTTGGGCGCGCCGTGGTATGTGTGGGGCCGCGAATTCCCGCCGCGCGTCAATTGCGGTAATTTTCCGCAGTTTGTGAGCTTTGACTTCTTCGAGCGGCTGGCGCCGGTGGGCATGTTTCCGCCCAATGAGCGAGGATTGTTTGACATGGGCGGCAACGCTTGGGAATGGGTGGAGGATGCCCTGGACAACCAAAGCTCAGAACGGGTTTTGCGGGGCGGCTCCTGGAAATGGGACGTGGTGCATGGGGTGTATTCCACCGCCTGGCTGGCCTCTTTCCGGCGCAGTGCGCCACCGTCCACCAAGGAGGATGACGTTGGCTTTCGCGTGGTCTTGGAGATTACCGATGCCGTCCCCGAGCCGGTGCCCCGGCCGGCGCCCCAGTTGGAGACGCCTTCCAAAAACGTGCCTGCCCCGGTCCTGGCCATGCGCCACGCCCTCGGCTGGCGGGGGCGTGGGCCGGAAGAATTGGGACGGGAGCGCGAATTCAAGCCCAACCTGGCTGAGGCGCGCCGCCAATGGGAAAGCGCCGCCCGGGCCGGCGATGCGGACTCCCAATTCCGGGTGTGGTACTTGATTGCCAATGAGCTGCTGCCTTCGTCCCGGGGCGGGGACGAGTCGGTGGCCCACAACTACCTCGTGGAAGCGGCCCGCAAGGGGCATCCCGCCGCGCGTTTGGAACATGCCGCGAATCTTTACAAGGAAATGTATTCTTCGAAAGGCAGCCCTGCGCAAAACCAGTCGAGGGATGAACAAAAGGCAGCTCTGCGCAACGAAATCTGGCAGCATTGTGAAGACCTGATACGCGACGAAAACGGCGTCCTGGCCGCCCGCGCCGCTTACCTGCTTTATGAGGTGGAAAATCGCCTGGGCTCGCAAGGAGCAGTTTCGACGCGCATTGAGCGGTTTATGCTTGCGCCGGAGATTTTGCAATGGCTGGTGATAGCCGAGCACTTCGGTCATTGGAAGGCCGGCCCTAAAATCAATCAACATGAGCGCAAAGCCTCCGAAGATGCGGCGGCCCGCCTCAAGTGGGAGCGCGCTCAGACCAATGCCGTGGAATATTTGCGCCGAGTCCGCGGAGACAAATAA
- the dnaA gene encoding chromosomal replication initiator protein DnaA, producing the protein MQITAEKVWDSAQQSLRGMLNPDIYKLWFAPVRAVDVTNEEILLEVPNDFFEVWLKDNYLGLLRDAVAHATGQNLNIKFKTAAPGTLLAPPEPEPPPARPASTGRGRQRQQAEAEAINGHNRESIFNPRNTFDTFVVGDNNVMAHGASMAVAQNPGKAYNPLFLYGGVGLGKTHLLHAIGQYVVAHKKTARVAYVSCEKFTNEFIDAIQSGTLARFRKKYRQTDVLLIDDIQFLSGKERIQEEFFHTFNALHEAHMQIVLSCDRPPSEINGLEDRLITRFEWGMVSDLQPPDVETRVAILRKKQELMGLKLPDEIINFLASRIRTNIRRLEGALTRVAAYASLTRKPLTLDAVENLLREVLHEEGQTHVTVEVILKRVAEHFDLRLSDLTGRRRPENIAFPRQIVMYLARELTESSLNTIGEALGGRDHGTVLHGCRLVKDRMEVDPNVRKLVEHLKQSLLR; encoded by the coding sequence ATGCAAATTACCGCCGAAAAGGTATGGGATTCGGCCCAGCAATCCTTGCGGGGCATGTTGAATCCGGACATCTACAAACTTTGGTTTGCGCCAGTGCGAGCAGTGGATGTCACGAACGAGGAAATCCTCCTCGAAGTCCCCAATGATTTCTTTGAGGTCTGGCTCAAGGACAATTATCTGGGGCTGTTGCGTGATGCGGTGGCGCATGCCACGGGACAGAACTTGAACATCAAGTTCAAGACCGCCGCCCCGGGCACCCTGCTGGCGCCCCCCGAGCCGGAGCCGCCCCCGGCGCGCCCGGCCAGCACCGGCCGCGGTCGCCAGCGCCAGCAGGCCGAAGCCGAGGCCATCAACGGGCATAATCGCGAATCCATTTTCAATCCGCGCAATACCTTTGACACCTTCGTGGTGGGGGATAACAACGTGATGGCCCACGGCGCCTCGATGGCCGTCGCGCAAAATCCCGGCAAAGCCTACAATCCGCTCTTCCTCTACGGCGGGGTGGGGCTGGGCAAAACGCACCTGCTGCACGCCATCGGGCAGTATGTGGTGGCCCATAAAAAGACTGCGCGCGTGGCGTACGTCTCCTGCGAAAAGTTCACCAACGAATTCATTGACGCCATTCAAAGCGGCACGCTGGCGCGGTTCCGCAAAAAATACCGGCAGACGGATGTGCTGCTGATTGACGACATCCAGTTTCTCAGCGGCAAGGAGCGCATTCAGGAGGAGTTTTTCCACACCTTCAACGCCCTGCATGAGGCGCACATGCAGATTGTGCTTTCCTGCGACCGCCCCCCCAGCGAAATCAACGGGCTGGAGGACCGCCTCATCACCCGTTTCGAGTGGGGGATGGTGAGCGATTTGCAGCCGCCGGATGTCGAAACGCGCGTGGCCATCCTGCGCAAAAAACAGGAATTGATGGGCCTGAAGCTGCCGGATGAAATCATCAATTTCCTGGCCAGCCGCATCCGCACCAACATCCGCCGACTGGAAGGCGCGCTGACCCGGGTGGCGGCTTATGCCTCGCTGACGCGCAAACCGCTGACGCTGGATGCCGTGGAGAACTTGTTGCGCGAAGTGCTGCACGAGGAGGGCCAGACCCATGTGACGGTGGAGGTCATCCTCAAGCGCGTGGCGGAGCATTTTGATTTGCGCCTGTCCGACCTCACCGGCCGGCGGCGGCCGGAGAACATCGCCTTCCCGCGCCAGATTGTCATGTACCTGGCGCGCGAGCTGACCGAAAGCTCGCTCAACACCATCGGCGAGGCGCTGGGAGGACGCGACCACGGCACGGTATTGCACGGTTGCCGGCTGGTCAAAGACCGCATGGAGGTGGACCCCAACGTGCGCAAGCTGGTGGAGCACCTGAAGCAATCCTTGTTGCGCTAG
- a CDS encoding spermidine synthase, producing MRRVLEYLCAGLLALPAPAAVVHEVFSAYHHIQVRDEAGLRILSFNGSQETRMSLVNHLEGHFDYTEYFHIPIVLNPGLSNVLMVGLGGGSTQRAYAYYYPRVRVDTVEIDPEVVVIARRFFGVLESPQHRIHVADGRVFLRRNPTRYDAILMDAYQTGRYGSDAPHHLVTREFFQLAATNLTPNGVIMYNVIGTLGGWKAERVGALYRTMKTVFPQVHWFAAENSMNVVLLGVKSREPLTLPVLRQKYEEQRKRQVLMPPAMAVRVNAFRTNVPPAAARAPVLTDHYVPPTALR from the coding sequence ATGCGCCGCGTTCTTGAATATCTCTGCGCGGGCCTGCTGGCGCTGCCGGCCCCGGCGGCCGTGGTGCACGAAGTGTTTTCCGCCTACCACCACATCCAGGTGCGGGACGAAGCGGGGCTGCGCATTCTCAGTTTCAACGGCTCGCAGGAAACGCGGATGTCCCTCGTCAATCATCTCGAGGGTCATTTTGATTACACGGAGTATTTTCACATTCCCATCGTCCTCAACCCCGGCCTGAGCAACGTGCTCATGGTCGGCCTGGGCGGCGGCAGCACCCAGCGCGCCTATGCGTATTATTATCCGCGCGTGCGGGTGGACACGGTGGAGATTGACCCCGAGGTGGTGGTCATTGCCCGCCGTTTCTTCGGCGTGCTGGAATCGCCCCAGCACCGCATCCACGTGGCGGATGGGCGCGTTTTTCTGCGGCGCAATCCCACGCGCTACGACGCCATTCTGATGGACGCTTATCAAACCGGCCGCTACGGCTCGGATGCGCCGCATCACCTGGTCACCCGGGAATTTTTCCAACTGGCCGCCACCAATCTCACCCCCAATGGGGTGATTATGTACAATGTCATCGGCACGCTGGGCGGATGGAAGGCCGAGCGGGTGGGCGCGCTGTATCGCACCATGAAAACGGTGTTTCCGCAGGTCCATTGGTTTGCCGCGGAGAACTCGATGAACGTGGTCCTGTTGGGCGTCAAATCCCGCGAGCCGCTGACCCTGCCGGTCCTCCGGCAAAAGTACGAGGAGCAGCGCAAACGCCAGGTGTTGATGCCGCCCGCCATGGCCGTGCGGGTGAATGCCTTCCGCACCAACGTGCCGCCCGCCGCGGCGCGCGCGCCGGTGCTGACCGACCACTACGTGCCGCCCACCGCCTTGCGGTGA
- a CDS encoding fused MFS/spermidine synthase, whose amino-acid sequence MRTFCEILLVSTGGFIIMVLEIAGVRFLTKDFGGSFYVWISQIGMVMAALAFGYFCGGWLADQFPRPGRLAPLLAGTALFIAALPVLAPPLIGLIIQRHPLDRDIPMLWQKVDPALGSAVLFLLPCFVLAMLSPFTIRLAARALDRVGSASGRIYAASTVGSIAGVFVTGYALLDWLSLPAVFLLAGGLTLGLAGLCWYMNRFYAPRS is encoded by the coding sequence ATGCGCACTTTTTGTGAAATCCTGCTCGTGAGCACCGGCGGCTTCATCATCATGGTGCTCGAAATTGCCGGCGTGCGATTTCTCACGAAGGATTTTGGCGGGTCCTTTTACGTGTGGATCAGCCAGATTGGCATGGTCATGGCCGCGCTGGCGTTTGGCTATTTTTGCGGCGGCTGGCTGGCGGATCAATTTCCGCGGCCGGGGCGGCTGGCGCCGTTGCTGGCGGGCACGGCCTTGTTCATTGCCGCCCTGCCCGTGCTGGCCCCGCCGCTCATTGGCCTGATCATTCAGCGGCATCCGCTGGACCGCGACATTCCGATGTTGTGGCAGAAAGTGGACCCGGCGCTGGGCAGCGCGGTGTTGTTCTTGCTGCCCTGCTTTGTGCTGGCCATGTTGTCGCCCTTCACCATCCGCCTGGCGGCGCGCGCGCTGGACCGTGTCGGCTCGGCCAGCGGGCGCATTTACGCCGCCAGCACGGTGGGGAGCATTGCGGGGGTGTTTGTCACGGGCTACGCGCTGCTAGACTGGCTCAGTTTGCCGGCGGTTTTCCTGCTCGCCGGCGGTTTGACGCTGGGGCTGGCGGGTTTATGTTGGTACATGAACCGTTTTTATGCGCCGCGTTCTTGA
- a CDS encoding 1-phosphofructokinase family hexose kinase produces MILCLGPTPALQRVMRFARLQTQAVNRALETLDGIAGKAVNVAKVLRTLGETPLLTGFIGGETGRRLEAGLAQCGLRQEWVRVPAPTRQCITVVDMASGGVTELVEESRPVPAEAYDRLWDVVKTRLPQCRALIISGTLTPGAPTDFYARCVAAARQQGLLTVVDTQRDALRATLAARPTLVKPNRQELEALLEQPLPDAPAVARAMRHLQDQGAEAVLVTAGSGPALLSAEGRLWQLRPPAIAALNPIGSGDSLTAAMVSRRLRGEDWPEACRWGVAAGAANALTWMPGELEMPDLERLLAQAEVTAWEPPS; encoded by the coding sequence ATGATTCTCTGCCTCGGCCCCACTCCCGCGCTGCAGCGCGTCATGCGCTTTGCCCGCCTGCAAACCCAGGCGGTCAACCGCGCCTTGGAGACGCTCGACGGCATCGCGGGCAAGGCGGTCAATGTGGCCAAGGTCCTGCGCACCCTGGGGGAAACGCCCCTGCTCACGGGATTTATTGGCGGGGAGACCGGTCGGCGGCTGGAAGCCGGACTGGCGCAGTGTGGCTTGCGGCAGGAATGGGTGCGCGTGCCCGCTCCCACCCGCCAGTGCATCACCGTGGTGGACATGGCCAGCGGCGGGGTGACGGAATTGGTGGAGGAAAGCCGCCCCGTGCCGGCCGAAGCCTATGACCGTTTGTGGGACGTGGTGAAAACGCGCCTTCCACAATGCCGCGCCCTCATTATTTCCGGCACCCTCACCCCCGGCGCACCCACCGATTTTTATGCGCGTTGCGTCGCCGCGGCCCGGCAGCAGGGGCTGCTGACGGTGGTGGACACGCAACGGGATGCCCTGCGTGCCACGCTGGCGGCGCGGCCCACGCTGGTCAAACCCAACCGCCAGGAATTGGAGGCGCTGCTGGAGCAGCCGCTGCCGGATGCGCCGGCGGTGGCGCGGGCCATGCGTCATTTGCAGGACCAGGGGGCGGAGGCGGTCCTGGTCACCGCGGGCAGCGGCCCGGCGCTGCTCAGCGCGGAAGGGCGCCTATGGCAACTGCGGCCCCCTGCCATCGCCGCCCTGAATCCCATAGGCTCCGGCGACTCCCTCACCGCCGCGATGGTGTCGCGCCGTTTGCGCGGCGAAGACTGGCCCGAAGCCTGTCGCTGGGGCGTGGCGGCTGGCGCGGCCAACGCCCTGACCTGGATGCCAGGCGAGCTGGAAATGCCGGACCTTGAGCGCCTGCTGGCGCAGGCGGAGGTCACGGCGTGGGAGCCGCCCTCCTGA
- a CDS encoding PQQ-binding-like beta-propeller repeat protein: MISQARALKQAVGRAAWWAMCGAAFCAAPAADQPQWGQAWSRNMVSYERGLPESFDPQTGRNLKWTAALGTETYSTPVVGRGVVLIGTNNNRPRDSKHQGDRGVLLCLDEATGQLRWQLVTPKYNDDIYQDWPHAGICASATIEGNRAYILDNRRSVLCLDLEGLANGNDGPYTDEGQYLTPTNAPRMTPGPLDADILWRFDVPEQAGIWPHDGAHAAILIRGDHLYLNSGNGVDNTHRRIRRPEGPSLIVLDKHTGRYLARDRENMGPRIFHCTWSPPALARVQGVEQIIFCGGDGVIYGFTPWAGAAGGSEPGTLQKRWQIDFDPTGPKEDVHRFISNRKESPSNIKSTPVVVGDRVYVTGGGDIWWGKNEAWLKCYAITGEGDITAHALVWSVPLQRHTCSTPAVHEGLVYAADCSGQVLCADAATGQVYWRHQLAGEIWSSPLVADGRVYIGSRRGDLAVLATGRELRVLATLQLDSAIVATPVAANGVLYVATMRTLYAAAARPSPP; encoded by the coding sequence ATGATTTCTCAAGCGCGGGCGCTAAAGCAAGCTGTGGGACGGGCGGCTTGGTGGGCGATGTGCGGGGCGGCTTTTTGCGCCGCGCCGGCGGCGGACCAGCCGCAGTGGGGCCAGGCGTGGAGCCGCAACATGGTTTCGTACGAACGCGGCCTGCCGGAATCCTTTGACCCTCAAACCGGCCGGAACCTCAAGTGGACCGCCGCCTTGGGCACGGAAACTTATTCCACTCCCGTGGTGGGGCGGGGCGTGGTGCTCATCGGCACGAACAACAACCGCCCGCGCGATTCCAAACATCAAGGGGATCGCGGCGTGTTGCTGTGTCTGGACGAGGCCACCGGCCAGTTGCGCTGGCAACTGGTGACGCCCAAATACAACGATGACATTTACCAGGACTGGCCCCATGCCGGCATCTGCGCCTCGGCCACCATCGAGGGCAACCGTGCCTACATCCTCGACAACCGGCGCAGCGTGTTGTGCCTCGATTTGGAAGGGCTGGCCAACGGCAATGACGGCCCCTACACCGACGAAGGCCAGTACCTGACCCCCACCAACGCGCCGCGGATGACTCCCGGGCCGCTGGATGCTGATATTCTCTGGCGTTTTGATGTGCCGGAGCAGGCGGGCATCTGGCCGCACGACGGCGCCCATGCGGCGATTCTAATCCGCGGCGACCACTTGTACCTGAATTCCGGCAACGGCGTGGACAACACCCACCGGCGCATTCGCCGCCCCGAGGGTCCCAGCCTGATTGTGCTGGATAAACACACCGGCCGCTACCTGGCGCGCGACCGCGAAAACATGGGCCCGCGCATTTTTCATTGCACGTGGTCTCCACCGGCCCTGGCGCGGGTGCAGGGCGTGGAGCAGATTATCTTCTGCGGCGGAGACGGCGTGATTTACGGATTTACGCCCTGGGCGGGGGCCGCCGGTGGCAGCGAGCCGGGGACTTTGCAGAAGCGCTGGCAGATTGATTTTGATCCCACCGGCCCCAAGGAGGACGTGCACCGGTTCATCAGCAATCGCAAGGAAAGCCCCAGCAACATCAAGAGCACGCCGGTGGTCGTGGGGGACCGGGTGTACGTCACGGGCGGCGGCGACATTTGGTGGGGCAAAAATGAAGCCTGGCTCAAGTGTTACGCCATCACCGGCGAGGGGGACATCACCGCCCACGCGCTGGTGTGGTCCGTGCCCCTGCAGCGGCACACCTGCTCCACGCCGGCGGTGCATGAGGGATTGGTCTATGCGGCCGATTGCTCGGGCCAGGTCCTTTGCGCCGATGCCGCCACCGGCCAGGTGTATTGGCGGCATCAACTGGCCGGCGAAATCTGGTCCTCGCCTTTGGTGGCCGATGGCCGGGTCTATATCGGCTCACGGCGCGGAGATTTGGCGGTGCTGGCCACCGGCCGCGAGCTGCGGGTGCTGGCCACCCTGCAACTGGACAGCGCCATCGTGGCCACGCCCGTGGCCGCCAACGGCGTGCTCTACGTGGCCACCATGCGCACCCTCTATGCCGCGGCGGCGCGGCCATCCCCACCTTGA